CCTGCGTGCGATGCGGGAAGCTGAACCAGTCCCGCGAACGCGGACGCGAGTGCGAGGCGCAGGAACTTCCGAGTCACAGTAGGTAAAGCGGCTGGTGCTTGTATTGCGCCGCGAGTGTCAGCACCGCGAGACTCGTGCAATAGACGCGACCGGCGTAGCGCCCTTTGAAGTTGTCCGTTCACGCGCCGTCCGCCGCCTGACCGACGACGAGGTTGCGCTCGGCAACGGTGCTGCGGTGGCGATGGTCCCATTCGAGAGAATGACCGCCAGCATCAAGCCCGCGGGAGACGCGATGAGGCTTCGTGAAGCTGTGGGACTGGTAGAATTGAATGGCACGCGGCTCATGCCTGACCAGTGGTTTCGCCGTGACGGTGAAAGGTCGCCGGCTCCCGGTCAATCGGGGATTGCCTGTATTTGCGCGGCGGCGGCTGAGTCTGACAGTGTCTTGTCATGCCCCGCCGCGCGTTCGCCAGCCTCATGGCTGTCGTCACGGGAACGATGCTTTTTGCACCGGCCCGTGCATCAGCCCAAGGCTACACGGTGACTGACCTCGGCACGGTGGGCGGCGCATCGAGCAAGGCTTCGGCGCTGAACAACAAGGGGCACGTCGCAGCGACCATCTCCAAGGAGTTGCGCGACGGCTCGCGACTCAGCCGCGCGATGCAGCTCAAGGGCATGTGGACCGACATTGCAACCGCCGAAGGGCAGCACGCGTTCGGCTCCGACATCAACGACGCGGGTGACTTCATCGGGTGGACGCGATTTCTCCAGCCCGATGGCAAGCGTCAGGAGCGGGCGTGGGTGATCAAGGGCGGCAAGTTCACCGAACTCGGCTCGCTCGGCGGACCCAACTCGCGCGCCTACGGCATGAACGACCGCAGTGAAGTCGTCGGCGCGTCGCAGAATTCCGAGGGCAGCTTCCACGCGTTCCTCTGGCGCGACAACAAGATGGAGGACCTCGGCACGCTCGGCGGGAGGCACAGTTACGCGCACGGCGTGAACAGCGCGTTCGACGTTGTCGGCGTGTCCGAGACGACGAACCAACTTCGCCACGCCTTCCGGTGGTTTGCCGGCAAGATGACCGACCTGGGCACGCTCGGCGGATTGCTCAGCCAGGCCAACGCGGTCAACGAGCAGGGCGACATCGTGGGCGTCGCTCAGCATACGAACGGACTCATGCGCGCCTTTTTGCACACCGAGACCAGGATGCGCGACCTGGGCACGCTCGGAGGCGGATCGAGCCAGGCGGCTGCGCTCAACAACCGCAAGCAAATCGTCGGCACCGCGCAGACGCGGCTCGGCGAGCATCGCGGATTCATCTGGTCCGACGGCCAGATGCGCGACTTGAACCTGCTGCTTCCGCAGGCCGCGGGCTGGTTCGTCATGGAAGCCACGGACATCAACGAGGCGAGCCAGATTCTCTGCATGGCGCGCGGACGCGACAC
The sequence above is drawn from the Verrucomicrobiota bacterium genome and encodes:
- a CDS encoding DUF3466 family protein; this encodes MPRRAFASLMAVVTGTMLFAPARASAQGYTVTDLGTVGGASSKASALNNKGHVAATISKELRDGSRLSRAMQLKGMWTDIATAEGQHAFGSDINDAGDFIGWTRFLQPDGKRQERAWVIKGGKFTELGSLGGPNSRAYGMNDRSEVVGASQNSEGSFHAFLWRDNKMEDLGTLGGRHSYAHGVNSAFDVVGVSETTNQLRHAFRWFAGKMTDLGTLGGLLSQANAVNEQGDIVGVAQHTNGLMRAFLHTETRMRDLGTLGGGSSQAAALNNRKQIVGTAQTRLGEHRGFIWSDGQMRDLNLLLPQAAGWFVMEATDINEASQILCMARGRDTLVHALILSPPASAVAPKKK